The Molothrus aeneus isolate 106 chromosome 30, BPBGC_Maene_1.0, whole genome shotgun sequence genome contains a region encoding:
- the DTX3 gene encoding probable E3 ubiquitin-protein ligase DTX3, whose translation MGSPVSFVLSRMSGCGAPGAKSRVTVPKRVWEFVTRERAARLALLAQEARVRILVDGETPELYVLQLCATPPGGAGLCPARKALKALLKETEKELKKRSQRHGEVLGARPEPPAGAAGSPGAGPARDEEPERQCPICLGEMRGPRTLERCRHSFCGECIARALQVRSACPVCGRFYGQLVGNQPPDGRMLVTRDAALPLPGYEAFGTIIIQYVFPPGVQGVEHPNPGVRYPGTTRVAYLPDCPEGNKVLGLFRKAFAQRLTFTVGTSLTTGRANVITWNDIHHKTNCTGGPQLFGYPDPTYLARVQEELRAKGITED comes from the exons ATGGGCTCACCAG TGTCCTTCGTGCTCTCGAGGATGTCGGGCTGCGGTGCCCCCGGTGCCAAGAGCCGGGTGACGGTGCCCAAGCGCGTGTGGGAGTTCGTGACGCGGGAGCGCGCGGCGCGCCTGGCGCTGCTGGCGCAGGAGGCGCGGGTGCGGATCCTGGTGGACGGCGAGACCCCCGAGCTCTACGTGCTGCAGCTCTGCGCGACCCCCccgggcggcgcggggctcTGCCCGGCCCGCAAGGCGCTCAAGGCGCTGCTCAAGGAGACCGAGAAGGAGCTGAAGAAGCGCAGCCAGCGGCAcggggaggtgctgggggccCGCCCGGAGCCCCCCGCGGGCGCCGCGGGCTCTCCCGGCGCGGGCCCGGCGCGGGACGAGGAGCCGGAGCGGCAGTGCCCGATCTGCCTGGGCGAGATGCGGGGCCCGCGCACGCTCGAGCGCTGCCGCCACTCGTTCTGCGGGGAATGCATCGCGCGGGCGCTGCAGGTGCGCTCCGCCTGCCCCGTCTGCGGCCGCTTCTACGGGCAGCTGGTGGGCAACCAGCCCCCCGACGGCCGCATGCTGGTGACCCGCGACGCCGCGCTGCCCCTGCCCGGCTACGAGGCCTTCGGCACCATCATCATCCAGTACGTCTTCCCGCCCGGCGTGCAGGGG GTGGAGCACCCGAACCCGGGCGTGCGGTACCCGGGCACCACGCGCGTGGCGTACCTGCCCGACTGCCCCGAGGGCAACAaggtgctggggctgttccGCAAGGCCTTCGCCCAGCGCCTCACCTTCACCGTGGGCACCTCGCTGACCACGGGCCGTGCCAACGTCATCACCTGGAACGACATCCACCACAAGACCAACTGCACCGGCGGGCCCCAGCT gttCGGGTACCCCGACCCCACGTACCTCGCCCgggtgcaggaggagctgcggGCCAAGGGCATCACCGAGGACTGA